GACGGCTTCGACCACCACGTGCACACCGCCGCCCCCGAGGACGGACGCGACGACGGCGCCAAGGGGCTCGCGGTGCTCTTCTGCGACCTCGACGGCTTCAAGTCGATCAACGACCGGTTCGGGCACAACGCGGGCGACGCGGTCCTCATCGAGGTCGCCCGCAGGCTCTCCCGCCAGGTCCGCGACGGCGACACGGTCGCCCGGCTCGGCGGCGACGAGTTCGTGATCCTCGCCGACGGCCTCGGCCGCGCCGACGCCGCCGACCTCGCCGTGCGCCTGCGCAACGAGATCATCCAGCCGATCCGCGCCGAGGGGCGGGCCGTGCGGGTGGGGGCCAGCTTCGGCATCGGCTGGGCACATTGCGGGATGACCGCGGACGAAGTGCTGAAGTCCGCCGACGAGCGCATGTACGTCGAGAAACGATCTCGTCCCAAACAACACAGGCGTGCGGGATGATCACCAGGTCAGCGGTCCTGTCGCCGCGCTGATGCGATCCGAGTCACCCGTTTGGGCGGTGGGGACCGGGTAGGCTCGCAGTTCTCACACGTATGGACACGCGTACGCGTGTCGCATCGGCCCCGCACTGTTGAGGAGTACGAAGGGATGACGCCCGGCAATAACGGCGCGAGCACGCCCGAGGACGACGACCCGTTCGGCTACCTCTACGCCGACGGCCAGGCCAACGGCGCGCAGCCGCCCTCCGGCGGTGGTTACGGCTACCCGAACTCGGTCAGCAGAGTGCGTGCCGTCGGCGAGCGCCAGTTCGGACAGCAGCAGCAGACCGCGCAGTACGGACAGCCGCCCACGGTCCCGCAGCAGGGCCCGTACGGTCAGCCGAACACGCACTACGCCGCGCCGGAGAATTTCGCCGGCGGCGGCGGCCCCTCGACCGGCCGGCAGCCCGTGCAGGGCGGAGGCGGCCGCGGCCGCGGGCCCAACACCAAGGGTCTGCTGATCGGCGCGGTCGCGGTGGTCGCCGCGGTCGTGATCGGCATCGCGGTGGCCATGGCCAACGGCGACAAGGGCACGGACGGCGACAAGGCGGGCGGCGGCGCCTCCGCCCCGGCCTCCGCCCCGGCGAGCCCGTCGCCCAGCGCGTCGGACACCGGCGACGCGAACGAGGCCGAGCTGCCGGCGGTCGACGCGAAGGCGGTCAGCCTGACAGGCGGCACCACCACGGCGTCCGACGTGAAGGGCGCGAAGGCGGCCGGTGGGATCTACGTCACGAACTTCAACGTCGCCGGCGCGGCGCTCACCTGGAACGTCAGCGGCATCCCGAAGGACGGCAAGTACACGCTGAACGTGAACTACGGGGTCCCCGGCAAGGACGCCAACGCCACGCTCACGATCAACGGCACGGCGCAGACCCGTCCGCTGAACCTGAGGAACTTCGCCCACGCCCCCGAGGGCGACTACGCCAAGGGCTGGACCAACACCTGGGCGAACATCACGCTCAACAAGGGCACCAACACCATCAAGATCTCCTGTGAGCAGGGCAATTCCTGCGACGCCAACTTCGACCAGCTGTCGCTCGAGGCGGGTTGGAAGAGCTAGTGCGGTGACGCGCTGAGGGAAACGGTGGCCGACCCGGTTTTCGGGCCGGCCACCGTCGTCGTGCGGGCGGATGTTTCAGGCCAGGTCGGGAGCCACCACCCAGACGCCCTTGCGCATCACGCCTCTGACCTCGAAGGCGTCGTCGAGCAGGACCATGTCGGCGTCCTTGCCGGGTTCCAGGGAGCCGACGCGGTCGGCCAGGCCCAGCAGGCGGGCCGGGTTGGCGGACAGGGCGGCGACGACGTCCTCGACGGGGAGGCGGTCGACCGTCACCGCCCGCTGGAAGGCGCGGTCCTGGGTGAGGGTGGAGCCGGCGATGGAGCCGCCCTCCACGAGACGGGCCACGCCCTGGCTGACCTCGACCTCCAGCGGGCCGAGCAGATAGCGGCCGTCGCCGATGCCGGCGGCGTCCATCGCGTCCGTGATGAACGCGACCCGGCCCGGGCCCGCGTGACGGAACGCCAGCTCGAGTGCGGCCGGGTGCAGATGCGTGCCGTCGTTGATCAGCTCGACCGTCACCCGCTCGTCCTCCAGGAGGGCGGCGATCGGGCCGGGGGCGCGGTGCCCGAGGGGCGGCATCGCGTTGAAGAGGTGGGTGGCGACGGTGGCTCCGGCCTCGATGGCCACAACCGTCTGCTCGTAGGTGGCGTCGGTGTGGCCCACGGCCGCGATCACGCCGTGCTCGGCCAGCAGCCGTACGGAGTCCAGGCCGCCCGGCAGTTCGGTCGCGAGGGTGACCATCCTGGCCTGGCCGCGTGCTGCGTCGACCAGCTTGCGCACCTCCGCCGGGTCGGGGTCGCGCAGCAGCGCCTCGGAGTGCGCGCCCTTGCGGCAGGGGGAGATGAACGGGCCCTCGAAGTGGATGCCGGCCAGGTCGCCCTGTTCGGCCAGCTCGCTCAGCAGACCGGCCTGGCGGACGAGGACGTCCATGTCGTCGGTGACGGTGGAGGCGACGAGGGTGGTGGTGCCGTGCGACCGGTGGGTGCGGATCGCTTTCAGGACGTCCTGCGCCGAGCCGGAGAAGGAGGCTCCGCCGCCGCCGTGGTTGTGCAGGTCGACGAAGCCGGGGACCAGCCAGTGGCCGGACACGTCGAGCACGTCCAGCGCACCGGACACGTCGGATGCGCCGGGCCCGTGGGCGGTGTCCTGCCCGGTCCCGTGCCGGGCCGCGGACGTGATCTTCGTGCCGGTGACGGTGACTCGGCCGTCGGGGACCGTGCCCGTCGGCAGGACCACTTTGGCGCCGGTCAGCACCTGCGGGTGAGATGTGGCGGACTGCGCAGTTCCCCGCGTCCCTGGGGGGGTGGCCATCAGGGTGATACCTCCATGCCGTCGGTCGTGTTGAGGAGATCCCAGGCCAGCAGGCCCGCGCCGAGGCATCCGGCGCTGTCGCCCAGGGCCGCCGGGACGATCTCCGGCAGCTTCTGGAAGGTGACCCGCCGCCGGACGGCGTCCCGCAGCGGTGTGAACAAGGCTTCCCCCGCCTCGGCGAGGCCGCCACCGATGACGAGCGTGCGCGGGTCCAGCAGGGTGAGGGCGGTGACCAGGCCGTCGGCGAGCGCGTCCACGGCGCCCTGCCAGACGCGGACGGCGTCCGGGTCGCCGGACGCGAAGGCCTTCGCGCAGTCCGCGGCGTCCGCCTCCGGGTCCCCGACGGCCGCCGCCCACGCCTCGCCGACCGCCGCCGCGGACGCGAACCGTTCCAGGCAGCCGTGCTGCCCGCACGGACAGGGGGCGCCGCCTGGCCGTACGACGATGTGGCCGATCTCGCCCGCGAAGCCGTGCGCGCCCGCCTCCACGCGGCCGTCGACGCCGATCGCGCCCGCGATGCCGGTGCCCAGCGCCACGAACAGGAAGCGGTCCGCGCCCCGGCCGGCGCCGATGCGGCCCTCGGCGAGACCGCCGGTGCGCACGTCGTGGCCGAGGGCGACCGGGGCGCCGAGGCGTTCGGCGAGCAGGGCGCGCAGCGGGACGTCCCGCCAGCCCAGGTTGGCCGCGTAGACGGCGACGCCGCCGGACTCGTCGACGATGCCGGGCACGGCGACGCCGGCCGCGGCGGCGGGCTCGCCGAACTGCCGGGCGCCGTACTCGCGCAGGTCGGCGGCGAAGTCGAGGATGCCGGCGACCACGGCGTCGGGTCCGCGCTCGCGGCCGGTGGCCCTGCGGGCCCGGTGCAGCAGTGCGCCTCCCCCGGAGGGGGGACCCCCAGCGCCGATCAGGGCGGCCTTCATCCCGGTGCCGCCCACGTCCAGGGCGATGACATGTCTCACGGGGGACAGTGTGGACCGAGGAACCGCGAGAGGTCTAGTCCACTCGCGGTTGTGGGGGTACCGTGCCGGACCGGAGGCCCGGAGAGGTCTGGACCATATGGCGTGGTGTAGACCTTGATCCGGATATCGGTCCATTGGTATGAGCAATCAGTTGGGAGCAGTGCGGTGCAGCGGCGGGCACGGAAGTCAGCAACGATCACGACAACGGCGGCGGGGGTGTCCGCCCTCGGCCTGGCAGCGGTGCTCACCGGCTGCGGACTGACCTCGGGCCCCGGCGACGTGACCCTCACACTCGTCGCCGCCGACTACGGCGACAGCAGCGCCAACAGCTCGAAGAAGTACTGGGACGGGCTCGTCGCCGCGTACGAGAGGGACCATCCGGGCGTCACCGTCGACGTGAGCGTGTACTCCTGGAACGACGTCGACGCGAAGGTCAAGGCCATGGTCGACGCGGGCGACGCCCCCGACATGGCCCAGATCGGCGCCTACGCCGACTACGCGGCCGACGACCTGCTGTACAAGGCGGGCGACGTGCTCTCCATACCCGTCGAGGCCGACTTCGTGCCCCAGCTCGCCCGTGCGGGCCAGGTGCGCGGCCTGCAGTACGGCATGCCGTTCGCCTCCTCCACCCGGCTGCTGTTCTACAACAAGACCCTCTTCGCCCGGGCCGGCATCAGCGCGCCCACCACCTGGGCCGAGCTCGCGAAGGACGCGCGGGCGCTCAAGAAGGACGGCGTGAAGTACCCCTACGCCCTGCCCCTCGGCCCCGAGGAGGCGCAGGCCGAGACCCTGCAGTGGCTGCTCAGCGGCCGGGGCGGCTACACCCAGACGGTCAGCAGCTACAGCTTCGACTCCGCAGAGAACGTCGAGACCCTCGACTGGCTGAAGACCGACCTGGTCGGCAAGGGCCTGACCGGTCCGGTCGCGCCGGGCAGCCTGAACCGGGCCACCGCGTTCGCGGCCTTCGCCGCCGGCGACGTGGGCATGCTCAACGGGCACCCCTCGCTGATGAAGACCGCCGCCGCCAAGGGCGTCGAGTTCGGCATGGTGCCGATGCCCGGTCTCGACGGCCCCAGCAAGACCTCCCTGGGCGTCGCCGACTGGATGACCGCCTTCAAACGGGGCGGACACGGCGACGAGATCGGCGACTTCCTCGACTTCGTCTACAGCGAGAAGAACGTGCTGGACTTCTCCCACGAGTACGACCTGCTGCCGGTCACCACCTCCGCGTCCCTGGTCATGGGCTCGGCCAAGGAGGACGCCGACCTCAAGCCGTTCCTCGCGGAGCTCCCGCTCTCCGAGAGCTACCCCGTCGGGCGGACCTCGTGGGCCAAGGTCAGCGCACAGATCAAGAAGCGGATCGGCCGGGCCGTGACCGCGAACGGCAGCCCCGCCGACGTGCTCGGCGACCTGCAGACCACCGCGACGACACTGGAGAGCGCCGCCGGCGAATGAGCCGGACGAGCCCGATGTCACCGGCGGGCGTTACCGTGCGGGCATGGAGGCAGGCAGCGAGGCGGGCGGCGGCGCGGCAGACGAGCGGCGGGCGGGCACGGACGGACTGGGGGCGCGGGAGCGCGGCATCCTCGCCCTCGAACGGCGGGGCTTCCTGGGACCCGGCGCGAAGGAACGGGCGATACGCGAGGAACTGGGCCTGTCGCCGGTGCGCTACTACCAGCTCCTCAACGCCCTCCTCGACGACGCCCGCGCGCTGGCCCACGACCCGGTCACGGTGAACAGGCTGCGCAGGGTGCGAGAAGCGAGGCGGACGGAACGTTAGCGGCGGCGCTCGCTGGTTATCGTCCCTGTATGGGCACCCCACAGACGCACTCCACGGCACCCGGCCCCCTTCCCGTTCCGGTCACCCCGGCGGGCCGCGCGGCGCTCGACGCGATCGTCGGCCGCCCACGGGCCGCCCTCGTCGCCCTCGACTTCGACGGCACCCTCGCCCCGATCGTCGAGAACCCGCAGGACGCCCGGGCGCACCCCGACGCCGTCCCCGCGCTCGCCGCGCTCGCCCCGAAGGTCGCCGGCGTGGCCGTCGTCACCGGGCGGCCCGCCGAGGTCGCCGTACGGCACGGCGGATTCGCCGGGGTCGAGGGGCTGGGCCGGCTCGCCGTGCTCGGCCACTACGGGGCCGAGCGCTGGGACGCCGGCACCGGCGCCCTCACCGCCCCCGAGCCGCACCCCGGCGTGGCCGCGGTCCGGGCCGGGCTCCCGCACGTCCTCGCGGCCGCCGGCGACCGGCCCGGCGTCTGGATCGAGGAGAAGGGCGGCCGGGCCGTCGCCGTCCACACCCGGCGCGCCGACGACCCCCAGGCGGCCTTCGACGCCCTGCGCGGCCCCCTCACCGACCTCGCGACCCGGCACGGCCTGATCGTCGAACCCGGCCGTATGGTCCTGGAGCTGCGCCCGCCGGGCATGGACAAGGGCGTCGCCCTGCTGGACCACGTCCGCGAGACGGGCGCCCGGTCCGTGCTCTACGCAGGCGACGACCTCGGCGACCTCCCCGCCTTCGCCGCCGTGGAGAAACTGCGCGCCGACGGCGTCCCCGGCCTGCTGGTGTGCAGCGGCAGCACGGAGGTCGGCGAACTGGCCGAGCGTGCGGACCTCGTCGTCGACGGGCCCGCCGGGGTCGTACGGCTGCTGCGGCAGCTGGCCGCTCAGCTCGGCTGAACCGCGCGCAGGGCGTCCAGCTGGTCCAGGAACCAGCGGGCCGGGGGCAGCGCGGTCGCCGCGGCGGACAGCCGCTTCGTGCGCTCGGCCCGCTCCCCGGGCGCCATGGACAGCGCCTCGTGCAGGGCGCGGGCGGTCTCCAGGACGTCGTACGGGTTCACCGTGATCGCGTCCTCGCGCAGCTCCCAGTACGCGCCCGCCTCCCGGGACAGCACCAGCGCGCAGCCCTCGTCGGAGACGACCGGGACCTCCTTGGCGACCAGGTTCATACCGTCGCGGATCGGGTTGACCAGCGCGACGTCCGCGAGCCGGTAGGCGGCCAGGGAGCGGGCGAAGTCGTCCTTGAGGTTCAGCAGCACCGGGGTCCAGCCGGGCGTGCCGTAGCCGGCGTTGATCTCGTCCGTCAGGCGCTGCACCTCGGCCATGTAGTCCCGGTAGACGGCGAGGTCCTGGCGGGAGGGGTAGGCGAAGGCCACGTGGACGACGCGTTCGCGCCACTGCGGGTGGTCGTCGAGCAGCTGCCGGTAGGCCAGGAGCCCGCGCACGATGTTCTTGGACAGCTCGGTGCGGTCCACGCGGACGATCGCCTTGCGCCCCTCGCCGATCTCCTCGCGCAGGGACGCCATGCGCTCCTCGACGTCCGGCCGGTGCGAGCGCTCGCGCAGGAAGTCTGCGTCCGCGCCGAGCCCGTGCACGCCCACCTCGGTGCCGCCCAGGCCCCCGGTGGACTGCTCGCAGCACGCGGTGAAGGCGTCCGCCCAGCGCCGGGTGAGGAAGCCCAGCCGGTCCGCTCCGAGCATGCCTCGCAGCAGCTGCTCACGGATGTCCCGCGGGAGCAGGGCGAAGTAGTCCGTGGGCGCCCAGGGCGTGTGCGAGAAGTGCCCGATCCGCAGGTCGGGACGGAGTTCGCGGAGCATGCCGGGGACGAGGCACAGGTGGTAGTCCTGGACCAGCACGGCCGCGCCGTCCGCCGCCTCCTGCGCGAGCGCCTCGGCGAAGGCCCGGTTGTACGTCTCGTACGAGGCCCACTGGCGGCGGAACTCCGCGTCGAAGACCGGCTCCAGCGGGGTCTGGTACAGCAGGTGGTGGACGAACCAGAGCACCGAGTTGGCGATGCCGTTGTACGCGTCGGCGTGCACGTCGGCGGGGACGGGCAGCATGCGCACGCCCTCCTCGCCGACCCCGCGCCGGACCGCCTCGCGGTCGCCGTCGGAGAGCGCCGAGCACACCCAGAGGGCGCCCGCGTCGGGTCCGATGGCCGACAGGCCGGAGACCAGTCCGCCGCCGCCGCGTTTGGCGTGCAGCGAGCCGTCCTCGCGTACCTCGTAGGAGACCGGACCGCGGTTGGACGCGACCAGCACCTCGGCACCCCGGGCGGCAGACGTGTCGTGCGTGGAAGCCATACGCCTCAACCTAGCCCGCTCTGTAAACGCTCAAACGTACGGTCGCGCTGCGTGGAGGGGTCGTATCCGGCCGTATCCGGCCGTGTCGCCGCTGCCGCCGCCCTGCGCACGAGACCGGGTGCGTCGTGCTCAGGCCACCCTGCGTCGCGCGTACTCCGCGATGTCCGTCATCGGGGGGCGTTCCTCCGTGTCGACGGAGTAGGTGTGCGGCTCGAAGCCGTCCGGGCCGCGCTCGAACTGGGTGAGGGCGGGGCGGACGAGATGGCCGCGGGCCAGCCGCAGCTGGGCGGTGCGGTAGATCGCCGCCGCCATCCGGCCCAGCGCCTGACCGTCCTGGTGACGGTGCTTGCGCACGCCGACGTCGACCTGGGCGAGGGCGTCGAGGCCCACCAGGTGCAGGGCGTCGACCAGCATGCCCAGTTCCACGCCGTACCCCACGGGGAAGGGCAGCTGCTCCAGCAGGCTCCGGCGGGCCGCGTACTCGCCGCCGAGCGGCTGCACGAACCCGGCGAGCTGCGGCCAGTGCATGTTGAGCAGGGGGCGGGCCATCAGCTCGGTGACCCGTCCGCCCTGACCGGCCGCGGCGCCCAGCGGACGGTCGTACATGGCCTTGACCAGGTCCACGCCCGGATCGGTGAGCAGCGGGCCGACGATCCCCGAGACGAAGTCGGAGGAGAACTCCCGCAGGTCGGCGTCGATGAAGCAGACCACGTCCCCGCGGGTGACCAGCAGCGAACGCCACAGCACCTCGCCCTTGCCGGGCACGGCGGGCAGGCGGGGGAGTATCTCGTCGCGGTGGACGACACGCGCGCCCGCCGCCGCGGCGACCTCGGACGTGCGGTCGGTCGATCCGGAGTCGACGACGACGATCTCGTCGACGAGCGGGACCTGCTGCATGAGGTCGTGGCGGATCACGGCGACGATCTCGCCGACCGTCTCCTCCTCGTTGAGCGCGGGCAGCACGACGCTCACCGACTGGCCCGTGCGCTGTTTGGCGGCGAGAATCCGGTGCAGTGGGCGGTCCGTCAGGGACCAGGAACGGGTGCTCAGCCAGCGCTCGACTTCTTCCAGCACGTCGGCGGCTCCTCTGCGTTCTCTCGGCGAGTACGGTCCTGCGTGATCCATCTCGCGGTTCGGACGACTATCTCAACTGTCCTGGCCTTCGGTTACAGTCTTGAACAACGCGGGTGACCATCGCATGTCAGGGTCGTCGGCGTACACAGATCAACAACCGAATACCGCTCATCCAGAGGGGCAGAGGGACACGGCCCGATGAAGCCCCGGCAACCCTCCAGTCGGTTCTCGTAGATCAGTGTTGATCGTTCAGCGAGGCTCCCGGCTCGGGAAGGTGCCAAATCCGTCTCACGGCGAAGTGCGTCGTGAGGAAGATGAGGAGAAAGGGCCTCGCCTCACATGGCTGCGCAGACTGTTGCAAGCACCACGGACTCCACGACCCCCGCTGTCGACCTCGGTCCGGCCACCGCGTTGAGCTGCCGCGAGTGCGGCCACCGCGTCCCCCTCGGTCCGGTCTTCGCGTGCGAGGAGTGTTTCGGCCCGCTCGAGATCGCGTACGACTTCTCCTCCTACGACACGGAGAAGCTGCGGGGGCGCATCGAGGCGGGACCCGCGAACATCTGGCGCTACGCGCCGCTGCTGCCGGTCCCGGCGGACGTGGCCGACAAGCCGAACATCAACCCCGGCTGGACCAAGCTCGTGCAGGCCGACAACCTCGCCCGCGAGCTGGGCGTCGACGTCGGCAGGCTCTTCGTCAAGGACGACTCCGGCAACCCGACCCACTCCTTCAAGGACCGGGTCGTCGCCCAGGCCATCGAGGCCGCCCGCGCGTTCGGCTTCACCACGCTCTCCTGCTCCTCCACCGGCAACCTGGCCGGCGCCGTGGGCGCCGCCGCGGCCCGCGCCGGGTTCCGCTCGTGCGTGTTCATCCCGCACGACCTGGAGCAGGGCAAGGTCGTCATGGCCGCGATCTACGGCGGCGAGCTCGTCGGCATCGAGGGCAACTACGACGACGTCAACCGCTTCTGCTCCGAGCTCATCGGCGACCCGGCGGGCGAGGGCTGGGGCTTCGTCAACGTCAACCTGCGGCCGTACTACGCCGAGGGCTCGAAGACGCTGGCGTACGAGATCTGCGAGCAGCTCGGCTGGCAGCTGCCCGACCAGCTGGTGGTGCCCATCGCGTCCGGCTCCCAGCTCACGAAGATCGACAAGGGCCTGCAGGAGCTGATCAAGCTCGGGCTGGTCGAGGACAGGCCGTACAAGATCTTCGGCGCGCAGGCGGAGGGCTGCTCCCCGGTGTCCGTCGCCTACAAGGCCGGGCACGACGTGGTCCGCCCCCAGAAGCCGAACACCATCGCCAAGTCGCTGGCCATCGGCAACCCGGCGGACGGCCCGTACGTCCTCGACATCGCGCGGCGGACCGGCGGCGCGGTGGAGGACGTGAACGACGAGCAGGTCGTCGACGCGATCAAGCTGCTGGCGCGCACCGAGGGCATCTTCGCGGAGACGGCAGGCGGCGTGACCGTGGGCGTGACGAAGAAGTTGATCGAGAACGGTCTGCTGGACCCGACGAAGACCACCGTCGTCCTGAACACCGGCGACGGCCTGAAGACCCTGGACGCGGTGGCCGGCACCGGACTCACCGCGACCATCCGCCCGAACCTGGACTCTTTCCGAGAGGCTGGCCTCGCATCATGAGCGTCACTGTTCGCATCCCGACCATCCTGCGCACCTACACCGGCGGCCGGGCCGAGGTCTCGGCCGAGGGCGCGACCCTCGGCGAGGTCATCTCCGACCTGGAGAAGAACCACACCGGCATCGCCGCGCGCGTCCTGGACGACCAGGGCAAGCTGCGCCGGTTCGTCAACGTGTACGTGAACGACGACGACGTCCGTTTCGAGCAGGGTCTCGAGACGGCGACTCCGGCCGGCGCCGGCATCTCGATCATTCCGGCCGTCGCAGGTGGCTGACCGCTGGTCAGTACCCGCCGGTAGTAACCGTCGGTAACAGCGATTACCGAGAGTTCATCGAATTGCCCTCTCCGCGATAGAAGCGGAGGGGGCAATTCAGAGTGGTTGAGCGCGGTACAGTTGGGGAACCCGGTCCTGATCACCGGTTCCGGAGCCTTTTATTTCCGCCCGTGCCCGACAAGAAGCAGCCAAAGTACGCGCTGCTTTCGTGGCTTTTGTGGCTTTCGCGGGGCCCGACTTGCCCTGAATTCTGGCGAATTTGCGCCACATTCCGGATCTCGCACGTCCAGAATTCTCGTCCGAGTGACCTGTTGCAGACGGCAGTTGGGCAGATACATTCAGCCGCGGTCGACGCGTTCCGGCGCACGCCCCCAACCAACTGGGGGGTGAGGTCTGACCCGGATCCACGAAGTGTGGATCTGTGCAAGGGCCAGTAATAGGGGAGTTAGGCATGGCTCAGGGCACCGTCAAGTGGTTCAACGCGGAGAAGGGGTACGGCTTCATCGCGGTCGACGGTGGTGCGGATGTATTCGTCCACTACAGCGCGATTCAGATGGACGGCTACCGCACCCTGGAAGAGGGTCAGCGGGTCGATTTCGAGATCTCGCAGGGCCAGAAAGGGCCGCAGGCGGACATGGTCCGTCTCGCGACCGGCTGAAGCACGCGCCGACTGACAGCGTCGTTCTTCTGTTTCATCTTCGAAGGGCTCGCGCCTCCCGGGGCGCGAGCCCTTCGGCATGCCCGGGGGCAGGGGCCCGAGCCCCGGGGCGGTCCTCCTCGACCCCCGACGGCCGGAGACGGCGGGCCCGGGCGCCCCCTGTTCACCTGCGGATCGTCCCGAGGCGCTTGCACTCGGCATGGGCGAGTGCTAATCATTGGCGTTAGCACTCTGAAGGTGAGAGTGACAACGAAGGACCGGGTCGGTGAGGCCCGCAGGCCAGGTGGGGCAAGGAACCACACGGCCGGCGAGCCGTCCGTCGCGGGCGCGGGCGCGGTCCGAAGGAATCACCCCCAGTCCTGGAGGGACCACTTCACATGGCCAAGATCATCGCGTTCGACGAGGAGGCGCGGCGCGGCCTCGAGCGCGGCATGAACCAGCTCGCGGACGCCGTCAAGGTGACGCTCGGCCCCAAGGGCCGCAACGTCGTCCTCGAGAAGAAGTGGGGCGCCCCCACGATCACCAACGATGGTGTCTCCATCGCCAAGGAGATCGAGCTCGAGGACCCGTACGAGAAGATCGGCGCCGAGCTGGTCAAGGAAGTCGCGAAGAAGACGGACGACGTCGCCGGTGACGGCACGACCACCGCGACCGTCCTCGCCCAGGCCCTCGTCAAGGAAGGCCTGCGCAACGTAGCCGCCGGCGCCAACCCGATGGCTCTCAAGCGCGGCATCGAGAAGGCCGTCGAGGCCGTCTCCGGCGCCCTGCTCGAGCAGGCGAAGGATGTCGAGACCAAGGAGCAGATCGCCTCCACGGCCTCCATCTCCGCCGCCGACACCCAGATCGGCGAGCTCATCGCCGAGGCGATGGACAAGGTCGGCAAGGAAGGCGTCATCACGGTCGAGGAGTCGCAGACCTTCGGCCTGGAGCTCGAGCTCACCGAGGGCATGCGCTTCGACAAGGGCTACATCTCGGCGTACTTCGCCACCGACATGGAGCGTATGGAGGCCGTCCTCGACGACCCGTACATCCTGATCGCGAACTCCAAGATCGCCAACGTCAAGGACCTGCTCCCGCTCCTCGAGAAGGTCATGCAGGGCGGCAAGCCGCTGCTGATCATCGCCGAGGACGTCGAGGGCGAGGCCCTGTCGACCCTGGTCGTCAACAAGATCCGCGGCACCTTCAAGTCCGTCGCGGTCAAGGCCCCGGGCTTCGGCGACCGCCGCAAGGCGATGCTGAACGACATCGCCATCCTCACCGGTGGCGAGGTCATCTCCGAGGAGGTCGGTCTCAAGCTCGAGAACACGACCCTCGACCTGCTCGGCAAGGCCCGCAAGGTCGTCATCACCAAGGACGAGACGACCATC
The window above is part of the Streptomyces sp. NBC_00425 genome. Proteins encoded here:
- the groL gene encoding chaperonin GroEL (60 kDa chaperone family; promotes refolding of misfolded polypeptides especially under stressful conditions; forms two stacked rings of heptamers to form a barrel-shaped 14mer; ends can be capped by GroES; misfolded proteins enter the barrel where they are refolded when GroES binds) translates to MAKIIAFDEEARRGLERGMNQLADAVKVTLGPKGRNVVLEKKWGAPTITNDGVSIAKEIELEDPYEKIGAELVKEVAKKTDDVAGDGTTTATVLAQALVKEGLRNVAAGANPMALKRGIEKAVEAVSGALLEQAKDVETKEQIASTASISAADTQIGELIAEAMDKVGKEGVITVEESQTFGLELELTEGMRFDKGYISAYFATDMERMEAVLDDPYILIANSKIANVKDLLPLLEKVMQGGKPLLIIAEDVEGEALSTLVVNKIRGTFKSVAVKAPGFGDRRKAMLNDIAILTGGEVISEEVGLKLENTTLDLLGKARKVVITKDETTIVDGAGDSDQVAGRVNQIRAEIENSDSDYDREKLQERLAKLAGGVAVIKAGAATEVELKERKHRIEDAVRNAKAAVEEGIVAGGGVALIQASAVFEKLELEGDEATGANAVRIALEAPLKQIAVNGGLEGGVVVEKVRNLPIGHGLNAATGEYVDMIAEGIIDPAKVTRSALQNAASIAALFLTTEAVIADKPEKAAAPAGGGMPGGDMDF
- a CDS encoding cold-shock protein; amino-acid sequence: MAQGTVKWFNAEKGYGFIAVDGGADVFVHYSAIQMDGYRTLEEGQRVDFEISQGQKGPQADMVRLATG
- a CDS encoding MoaD/ThiS family protein codes for the protein MSVTVRIPTILRTYTGGRAEVSAEGATLGEVISDLEKNHTGIAARVLDDQGKLRRFVNVYVNDDDVRFEQGLETATPAGAGISIIPAVAGG
- the thrC gene encoding threonine synthase; the encoded protein is MAAQTVASTTDSTTPAVDLGPATALSCRECGHRVPLGPVFACEECFGPLEIAYDFSSYDTEKLRGRIEAGPANIWRYAPLLPVPADVADKPNINPGWTKLVQADNLARELGVDVGRLFVKDDSGNPTHSFKDRVVAQAIEAARAFGFTTLSCSSTGNLAGAVGAAAARAGFRSCVFIPHDLEQGKVVMAAIYGGELVGIEGNYDDVNRFCSELIGDPAGEGWGFVNVNLRPYYAEGSKTLAYEICEQLGWQLPDQLVVPIASGSQLTKIDKGLQELIKLGLVEDRPYKIFGAQAEGCSPVSVAYKAGHDVVRPQKPNTIAKSLAIGNPADGPYVLDIARRTGGAVEDVNDEQVVDAIKLLARTEGIFAETAGGVTVGVTKKLIENGLLDPTKTTVVLNTGDGLKTLDAVAGTGLTATIRPNLDSFREAGLAS